In Aegilops tauschii subsp. strangulata cultivar AL8/78 chromosome 3, Aet v6.0, whole genome shotgun sequence, one genomic interval encodes:
- the LOC109771297 gene encoding agamous-like MADS-box protein AGL29 produces MAAPNQRGGSGRKKTVIRRIEQDDAPHVQFSNGHMGFFSKASNLAVLTGAQVAALTSSPGGNAFSFDHPSVDPVVERFLVGESAGAGASEEVSAGEDQKLEKLHQEFNELRKELVEVKKRTEREEVTAKLRDAGEPIAAWVDPNVRDMGDEDMAAFFVALMQVKDIASERANQVPLHVDVSRIAEVAPPQPLQLFGGSTLEFGSSRSIRC; encoded by the coding sequence ATGGCAGCGCCCAACCAGAGGGGTGGCAGCGGCCGAAAGAAGACCGTCATTCGCCGGATCGAGCAGGACGATGCCCCGCACGTCCAGTTCTCCAACGGCCACATGGGGTTCTTCAGCAAGGCCAGCAATCTAGCAGTCCTGACCGGCGCCCAGGTGGCCGCGCTCACCTCCTCGCCCGGTGGCAACGCCTTCTCCTTCGACCACCCGTCCGTCGACCCCGTCGTGGAACGCTTTCTGGTGGGGGAGAGTGCGGGGGCTGGCGCGAGCGAGGAGGTTTCTGCCGGCGAAGATCAGAAGCTGGAGAAGCTGCACCAGGAGTTCAACGAGCTGCGCAAAGAACTGGTCGAGGTGAAGAAGCGGACTGAGCGCGAGGAGGTCACAGCGAAGTTGCGTGACGCGGGGGAGCCGATAGCGGCCTGGGTCGACCCGAATGTGCGTGACATGGGGGACGAGGACATGGCGGCCTTCTTTGTCGCGCTGATGCAAGTGAAGGACATCGCCTCCGAACGCGCCAACCAGGTTCCCTTGCACGTCGATGTGAGCCGCATAGCGGAGGTAGCCCCGCCGCAGCCGCTGCAGCTCTTCGGTGGCAGTACTTTGGAGTTCGGTAGCAGCAGGAGCATCAGATGCTGA
- the LOC109771298 gene encoding agamous-like MADS-box protein AGL29, which translates to MAALIQRGGSGRKKTVIRRIEQDDAPHVWFSNGRVGFFSKASNLAVLTGAQVAALTSSPGGNAFSFDHPSVDPVVERFLVGESAGAGASEDGAAGEVQKLEKLHQEFDELRKVLVEVKKRTEREEVTVKERDTGEPIAAWVDPNVRDMGAEDMAAFFAALMQVKDIASERANQVLLRVDVSRMAEVAPPLPLQLFVGSTLEFGSSRSIRC; encoded by the coding sequence ATGGCAGCGCTCATCCAGAGGGGTGGCAGCGGCCGGAAGAAGACCGTCATTCGCCGGATTGAGCAGGACGATGCCCCGCACGTCTGGTTCTCCAACGGCCGCGTGGGGTTCTTCAGCAAGGCCAGCAATCTAGCAGTCCTGACCGGCGCCCAGGTGGCCGCACTGACCTCCTCGCCCGGTGGCAACGCCTTCTCCTTCGACCACCCCTCCGTCGACCCAGTCGTGGAACGCTTTCTGGTGGGGGAGAGTGCGGGGGCTGGCGCGAGCGAGGACGGTGCTGCCGGCGAAGTTCAGAAGCTGGAGAAGCTGCACCAGGAGTTCGACGAGCTGCGCAAAGTGCTGGTCGAGGTGAAGAAGCGGACTGAGCGCGAGGAGGTCACAGTGAAGGAGCGTGACACGGGGGAGCCTATAGCGGCTTGGGTCGACCCGAATGTGCGTGACATGGGGGCCGAGGACATGGCAGCCTTCTTTGCCGCGCTGATGCAGGTGAAGGACATCGCCTCCGAACGCGCCAACCAGGTTCTCTTGCGCGTTGACGTGAGCCGCATGGCGGAGGTAgccccgccgctgccgctgcagcTCTTCGTTGGCAGTACTTTGGAGTTCGGTAGCAGCAGGAGCATCAGATGCTGA